One window from the genome of Apus apus isolate bApuApu2 chromosome 12, bApuApu2.pri.cur, whole genome shotgun sequence encodes:
- the TAF1 gene encoding transcription initiation factor TFIID subunit 1 isoform X1, which produces MSDSESEEEADGGPSEPFSLAGFLFGNINEAGQLEGDSVLDKESKKHLAGLGVLGLGNLITEITASEEDSPEADGAHLDEEGWVKSTEDAVDYSDINEVAEDESRRYKQAMGSLQPVRRPDEDEDDYDADCEDIDSKLMPPPPPPPVPGKKEDEKDAAATVSEDGDGIILPSIIAPSSAASDKVDFSSSSDSESEVGPQEARQAESKEGKLTLPLAGIMQRDATKQLPSVTELFPEFRPGKVLRFLRLFGPGKNVPSVWRSARRKRKKKHRELAQEVHVQEGEVVVESGMEGKSPWEYEFAAPPPPEQCLSDDEITMMAPVESKFSQSTGDIDKVTDTKPKVAEWRYGPAQLWYDMLGIPEDGSGFDYGFKLKEKKEQEVKGHTDEGDAGLMDEKDDLLADEHFLMVTQLQWEDDVIWNGEDVKHKGTKTQRASLAGWLPSSMTRNATAYNAQQGLNRSGSLLNPPIPLAQKPNVAGVLGIAKGKEKQPTEQQVSLDEDKPWYSIFPIDNEELVYGRWEDNIIWDDQAMETYLDPPVLTLDPNDENIILEIPDEKEEMTLNSPSKENKKESSLKKSRILLGKTGVIKEEPQQNMSQPEVKDPWNLSNDEFYYPKQQGLRGTFGGNIIQHSIPAVELRQPFFPTHMGPMKLRQFHRPPLKKYSFGALSQPGPHAVQPLLKHIKKKAKMREQERQASGGGEMFFMRTPQDLTGKDGDLILAEYSEENAPLMMQVGMATKIKNYYKRKPGKDPGAPDCKYGETVYCHTSPFLGSLHPGQLLQAFENNLFRAPIYLHKMPETDFLIIRTRQGYYVRELVDIFVVGQECPLYEVPGPNSKRANTHIRDFLQVFIYRLFWKSRDRPRRIRMEDIKKAFPSHSESSIRKRLKLCADFKRTGMDSNWWVLKPDFRLPTEEEIRAMVSPEQCCAYYSMIAAEQRLKDAGYGEKSFFAPEEENEEDFQMKIDDEVRTAPWNTTRAFIAAMKGKCLLEVTGVADPTGCGEGFSYVKIPNKPTQQKDDKEPQPVKKTVTGTDADLRRLSLKNAKQLLRKFGVPEEEIKKLSRWEVIDVVRTMSTEQARSGEGPMSKFARGSRFSVAEHQERYKEECQRIFDLQNKVLESTEILSTDTDSSSAEDSDFEEMGKNIENMLQNKKTSSQLSREREEQERKELQRMLLGEDSGNDKERGKKDKREKKGLSSTSGASANSHKDDDTASVTSLNSSATGRRLKIYRTFRDEDGKEYVRCETVRKPAVIDAYCRIRTTKDEEFIRKFALFDEQHREEMRKERRRIQEQLRRLKRNQEKEKLKGPPEKKPKKMKERPDLKLKCGACGAIGHMRTNKFCPLYYQTNAPPSNPVAMTEEQEEELEKTVIHNDNEELIKVEGTKIVLGKQLIESADEVRRKSLVLKFPKQQLPPKKKRRVGTTVHCDYLNRPHKSIHRRRTDPMVTLSSILEGIINDIRDLPNTYPFHTPVNPKVVKDYYKIITRPMDLQTLRENVRKRQYPSREEFREHLELIVKNSATYNGPKHSLTQISQSMLDLCDEKLKEKEDKLARLEKAINPLLDDDDQVAFSFILDNIVTQKMMAVPDSWPFHHPVNKKFVPDYYKVIANPMDLETIRKNISKHKYQSRETFLDDVNLILANSIKYNGPDSQYTKTAQEIVNICYQTLAEYDEHLTQLERDISTAKEAALEEADLESLDPMTPGPYTPQMRQGRGRLGEEDSDLDTEGFDEDDDGKPKTPAPEVEDADGDLADEEEGSAQQPQASVLYEDLLMSDGEDDDDGSDEEGDNPFSSIQLSESGSDSDMEPSTVRPKQPHVLQENTRMGMDNEESMMSYEGDGGETSHVMEDSNISYGSYEEPDPKSNTRDTSFSSIGGYEISEEEEEEEQQRCGPSVLSQVHLSEDEEDSEDFHSIAGDSDLDSDE; this is translated from the exons ATGTCCGACTCGGAGAGCGAGGAGGAGGCGGATGGCGGGCCCAGCGAGCCCTTCTCGCTGGCCGGCTTCCTCTTCGGCAACATCAATGAGGCGGGGCAGCTGGAGGGGGACAGCGTCCTCGATAAG GAATCCAAGAAGCACCTGGCCGGCTTGggtgtgctggggctgggcaacCTGATCACGGAGATCACAGCCAGCGAGGAGGACAGCCCGGAGGCCGACGGGGCCCACCTGGACGAGGAAG gCTGGGTTAAGAGCACAGAAGATGCTGTTGATTACTCAGATATCAATGAAGTGGCAGAAGATGAGAGCCGTCGGTACAAGCAGGCAAtgggcagcctgcagccagTTCGACGACCAG ATGAAGATGAGGATGATTATGATGCTGACTGTGAAGATATTGATTCCAAGTTgatgccaccaccaccaccccctccAGTacctggaaagaaagaagatgaGAAGGATGCAGCTGCTACTG TATCTGAAGATGGAGACGGTATCATTTTGCCCTCCATCAttgctccttcctctgctgcctccGACAAGGtggatttcagcagcagctctgattCTGAGTCAGAGGTGGGACCTCAAGAAGCCAGGCAGGCAGAATCCAAGGAAGGCAAACTCACACTTCCTCTTGCAGGAATCATGCAGCGAGATGCTACCAAACAGTTGCCAAGTGTTACAGAGCTCTTCCCGGAATTTCGACCAGGCAAG GTGCTGCGTTTCCTGCGTCTCTTTGGCCCTGGAAAGAACGTGCCGTCGGTTTGGCGCAGTGCCCGGAGGAAACGCAAGAAGAAGCATCGGGAATTGGCACAAGAAGTGCACGTGCAGGAGGGTGAAGTTGTAGTTGAGAGTGGAATGGAAGGAAAATCTCCTTGGGAATATGAGTTTGCTGCTCCTCCCCCTCCTGAGCAGTGCCTTTCAGATGATGAG ATTACCATGATGGCACCTGTGGAATCGAAATTTTCCCAGTCAACTGGTGACATAGACAAAGTGACAGATACGAAGCCCAAGGTGGCCGAGTGGCGCTAtggcccagcacagctctggtaTGATATGCTGGGGATCCCTGAAGATGGCAGTGGATTTGATTATGGTTTCAAgttgaaagagaagaaggagcaggaggttAAAGGACACACAGATGAGGGG GATGCGGGGTTGATGGATGAGAAGGATGATCTGCTCGCTGATGAGCACTTCCTTATGGTGACACAGCTCCAATGGGAAGATGATGTTATCTGGAATGGAGAAGATGTCAAGCACAAAGGGACTAAGACACAACGGGCAAGTTTGGCAGGCtggctgccatccagcatgactAGAAATGCTACTGCATACAATGCCCAACAAG gTTTGAACCGCAGTGGCTCTTTGCTCAATCCACCAATTCCACTGGCTCAGAAACCAAATGTAGCAGGAGTCCTGGGAATAGCAAAGGGCAAAGAAAAGCAGCCCACTGAACAGCAAG TTTCCCTGGATGAGGACAAGCCCTGGTACTCTATTTTCCCAATTGATAATGAAGAGTTGGTATATGGCCGTTGGGAAGACAATATCATCTGGGATGATCAGGCAATGGAAACCTACTTGGATCCCCCTGTCTTAACACTTGATCCAAATGACGAAAACATAATTCTAG AAATTCctgatgaaaaggaagaaatgactTTGAACTCTCCATCCAAGGAGAACAAGAAAGAATCTTCTCTAAAGAAAAGTCGAATCCTGTTGGGAAAAACAGGTGTCATCAAGGAAGAGCCACAGCAG AACATGTCTCAGCCAGAGGTGAAGGATCCCTGGAACCTCTCCAATGATGAGTTTTACTACCCCAAACAGCAGGGACTTCGAGGAACCTTTGGAGGAAACATCATTCAG cACTCTATCCCAGCAGTGGAACTTCGCCAGCCCTTCTTTCCCACCCATATGGGCCCTATGAAGCTCCGACAATTCCATCGGCCTCCCCTGAAGAAATACTCCTTTGGTGCCCTGTCTCAACCGGGGCCTCATGCTGTGCAACCTCTGCTGAAGcacataaaaaagaaagccaag ATGAGGGAGCAGGAGCGTCAGGCGTCTGGTGGGGGTGAAATGTTCTTCATGCGCACACCACAGGACCTTACTGGGAAGGATGGAGATCTCATCCTTGCTGAATACAGTGAGGAAAACGCCCCTTTAATGATGCAGGTTGGCATGGcaacaaagattaaaaattactaCAAAAGG AAACCTGGCAAAGATCCAGGAGCTCCAGACTGTAAATATGGAGAGACTGTTTACTGTCACACTTCTCCCTTCCTGGGTTCTCTGCATCCAGGCCAGCTACTGCAG GCATTTGAAAACAACCTTTTCCGGGCCCCTATCTATTTACATAAGATGCCTGAAACAGATTTCTTGATTATCCGGACACGACAAGGCTATTATGTTCGGGAACTAGTGGATATTTTTGTAGTGGGGCAGGAGTGCCCACTTTATGAAGTACCTGGTCCCAACTCTAAACGAGCCAACACCCATATCAGAGATTTTCTGCAG GTTTTTATTTATCGCCTCTTCTGGAAGAGCCGCGACCGTCCCCGGAGAATCCGCATGGAGGACATCAAGAAGGCCTTTCCCTCCCACTCAGAGAGTAGCATCCGGAAGAGGCTGAAGCTTTGTGCTGATTTCAAACGCACAG GGATGGACTCAAATTGGTGGGTGTTAAAGCCAGATTTCAGATTGCCAACAGAAGAAGAGATCAGAGCAATGGTATCCCCAGAACAGTGCTGTGCTTATTACAGCATGATTGCAGCTGAGCAGCGACTGAAG GATGCAGGTTATGGGGAGAAATCTTTCTTTGCACCAGAAGAGGAGAACGAAGAGGATTTCCAAATGAAGATTGATGATGAG GTGCGCACAGCTCCGTGGAACACCACACGAGCCTTCATTGCTGCTATGAAGGGCAAGTGCCTCCTCGAAGTGACAGGTGTAGCAGATCCTACTGGTTGTGGTGAAGGCTTTTCTTACGTGAAGATTCCCAACAAACCTACTCAGCAGAAG GATGACAAAGAACCTCAGCCAGTGAAGAAGACAGTGACAGGGACAGATGCAGATCTGCGCCGACTGTCTCTCAAGAACGCCAAACAGCTTCTGAGGAAGTTTGGAGTGCCTGAAGAGGAG ATAAAGAAGCTGTCCCGCTGGGAAGTGATCGATGTGGTGCGGACCATGTCTACAGAGCAGGCTCGTTCAGGGGAAGGTCCTATGAGCAAATTTGCACGTGGATCCCGGTTTTCTGTAGCAGAACATCAAGAGAGATACAAAGAAGAATGTCAGCGCATTTTTGATTTACAGAATAA GGTTCTGGAATCCACTGAGATCCTCTCAACAGACACAGATAGCAGCTCAGCTGAAGACAGTGACTTTGAAGAGATGGGAAAGAATATTGAGAATATGTTACAGAACAAGAAAACTAGTTCTCAGCTCTCTCgggaaagagaagagcaggaaCGAAAGGAATTGCAAAGGATGCTTCTGGGGGAAGACAGTGGCAATGACAAAGAAAGGGGCAAAAAggacaagagagagaaaaaggggcTGT CATCGACTTCAGGAGCCTCAGCAAACTCTCACAAAGATGATGACACTGCCTCTGTAACCAGCCTCAATTCCTCTGCCACTGGCCGCCGCCTCAAGATCTATCGCACCTTCAGGGATGAGGATGGGAAGGAATACGTGAGGTGCGAGACCGTGCGGAAACCTGCCGTCATCGATGCCTACTGCCGCATACGGACCACCAAGGATGAGGAGTTCAT aCGGAAGTTTGCTCTGTTTGACGAACAGCACCGCGAGGAGATGCGGAAGGAGCGACGCAGGATCCAGGAACAATTACGGCGGTTAAAACGGAAccaagagaaagagaaactcAAGGGCCCTCCAGAAAAGAAGcccaagaaaatgaaagagcGTCCAGACTTGAAA CTAAAATGTGGAGCATGTGGTGCAATTGGCCACATGAGGACTAATAAGTTCTGCCCTCTTTACTACCAAACAAATGCCCCACCTTCTAATCCTGTTGCAATGACAGAGGAGcaagaggaagagctggaaaaaacagTCATTCACAATGATAATGAAGAGCTCATCAAAGTAGAAGGAACTAAAATTGTCTTGGGAAAACAACTGATTGAGAG TGCGGATGAAGTTCGCAGGAAGTCCCTGGTCTTGAAGTTTCCTAAGCAGCAGCTTCCTCCAAAGAAGAAGCGGCGAGTTGGGACAACTGTTCACTGTGACTACTTGAAC CGTCCTCATAAATCCATCCACCGACGCAGAACAGATCCCATGGTCACCCTGTCATCCATCTTGGAGGGCATAATCAATGACATAAGGGATCTTCCAAAT acaTACCCCTTCCATACACCTGTCAATCCAAAAGTTGTCAAAGATTATTATAAGATCATTACTCGACCCATGGATTTACAGACCCTGCGTGAGAACGTGAGGAAGAGGCAGTACCCATCCCGGGAAGAGTTCAGGGAACATCTGGAGCTCATTGTTAAGAACAGTGCAACATACAATG GACCAAAGCACTCACTGACACAGATATCTCAGTCCATGCTGGACCTGTGTGATGAAAAGCTAAAAGAG AAGGAAGATAAACTGGCTCGATTAGAAAAAGCAATCAATCCCCTCCTGGATGATGATGATCAAGTGgccttttccttcattttggaTAACATTGTCACTCAAAAGATGATGGCAGTTCCAGAT tcttGGCCGTTTCATCATCCAGTTAACAAGAAGTTTGTTCCTGATTATTACAAGGTGATTGCTAATCCAATGGATCTGGAGACTATTCGCAAG AATATCTCCAAGCACAAATACCAGAGCAGAGAGACTTTCCTGGATGATGTTAACCTCATCCTTGCCAACAGCATTAAATATAATG GGCCAGACAGTCAGTACACAAAAACAGCCCAGGAGATTGTAAACATCTGCTACCAAACTTTAGCTGAG TATGATGAGCACCTGACTCAACTTGAGAGAGACATCTCTACTGCTAAGGAAGCAGCACTAGAGGAGGCAGATCTGGAGAGTCTTGATCCTATGACCCCTGGTCCCTACACTCCACAG ATGCGCCAGGGGCGAGGCAGGCTGGGTGAGGAAGACTCTGACCTGGACACTGAAGGGTTTGATGAGGATGATGATGGCAAACCCAAGACTCCAGCCCCA GAAGTTGAAGATGCAGATGGTGACCTTGCTGATGAAGAAGAAGgatcagcccagcagccccaggccaGTGTCCTTTATGAAGATCTGCTCATGTCAGATggagaagatgatgatgatgggaGTGATGAAGAAGGAGATAATCCTTTCTCAT CCATCCAGCTGAGTGAGAGTGGCAGTGACTCTGATATGGAGCCCAGCACAGTGAGGCCTAAACAACCTCATGTTCTTCAAGAGAACACACGGATGGGCATGGACAATGAAGAAAGCATGATGTCCTATGAAGGAGATGGTGGGGAGACATCTCATGTCATGGAGGACAGTAATATCAG TTATGGCAGCTACGAAGAGCCAGACCCCAAATCCAACACCAGAGATACCAGTTTCAGCAGCATTGGAGGGTATGAGATctcggaggaggaggaggaggaagaacagCAGCGCTGTGGGCCCAGTGTCCTGAGCCAGGTGCATCTGTCTGAGGATGAGGAAGACAGCGAGGACTTCCACTCCATTGCAGGAGACAGTGACCTGGACTCTGATGAGTGA